The sequence below is a genomic window from Hippocampus zosterae strain Florida chromosome 15, ASM2543408v3, whole genome shotgun sequence.
TTCACCCATTCATCcgttaatccatccatttctccctcatccatccattcatccagccaCCATCAATTCATCCATTCGTCGTCCATCCACCCATGTGTGATGTTGTCGATCGTCGCCATGACAATGACGTTAGCGCCTTAGCACGTTAGCTGACCGACTTGTCTTTGCAGATCTTCTTGAAGACGACATTCTTGGGGCTCATGATGCTGCTGAGTGACAAAACAATCAGGAAGCTCTTAGCATCACTCTGGGTGTCACCGGGGCAGTGCCACAACAACGCCCACTCACCTGCAGCAAGACGAGTACAAAGATGAAGACGAGCACGACGGACAAATGCGATGGGCACCAGCCTCGTCTATATGTCACCGAGGGTTGTCCAGAACGGGCTCGCTCCATCGGAACGGCCAATCGGGAGCTTTTGCCATGCTGGCCACGCCCCCAATGGTCACGCCCACTGCAACCACCTTGAATCAACCGCTGAGGGGATTGAACTGCACTCCGACCACGTCAGCACAACCAATCAGATTACCTCGTACGTATatctgtgcctgtgtgtgtgtgtgcgcacgtctttcctttttttgtgtatgtgtgtcttttTTATGCCCCTATTTATGAGTTCGCTCCCAGTACACCGGCGCCTCTTTATATAGAGCAAAGTCTCAAGGtgcaggtcaaaggtcaagatGCGGCAAACTAGTCATACACAATGCACACATAGTTTAttggtcattattattattattattattattattccattaACTACGCTGTTACATTGGATCAGTTGAGCTGTCTGTCGTCTATGACGACGACGCCATCAGCGgcaagaaatgaaaacattgactCCATTCGAGAGGCGAGTGCGTCAGGATGTAATCTGGTTTTCTGCTCGTCAGCAGTTCTCCTGGATTACTGTGTTGTCATCAACGTGATTACTCGCATCAGATTACAATCCACATACCCACgagcacacaaacaaattgaTGCAAGcatacaaacacacccacacatggaAAGAGGTGTatggaaaagacaaaaacactccTTTATTCACCCAAGCATGATTGTGATGTCATGAAAGCTATGAGGTGGACTGTTTGCAAATCATCATCTCAGTTAaaatgtcgtgtgtgtgtgtgtgtgtgtgtgtgtgtgtgtgtgtgtctattcaGACGTAAGCTCTGGCTGTCGCCGCCTCCGACGTAGGTGTGGCCTTGTAGACCTTGGATGCAGGACCGTTGCCATAGTAACCACTGAAACACAGAAAACGACATTTTTGTATCCCAACACACTGTAGTTTGAAACCTGACTTTGAAACCCTgacactaatttaaaaaaattgtttgaaacCCTCATTCGAAACCCTATTCCTAGTTTGTAACTGTACTTTAAAACCCCAACCCGAATGACTTTGAAACTCCAACCCGAGTTTAGAACCCCAGTTCGAAACCCAAATCCAAGTTTGAAACTCTAATTTGAAACACTAGTCCTAGTTTTTAAACTTTGAAACTTAACCCTGGtctgaaaccctcatttgaaactgtAACCTTGCCTCAAATCAAACTTCAAAAGCTAACCATATCTTGCAACCCTCATTTAAAACCTTAACGTTGTCTTAAAATTCTAATTTCAAAAGCAAACTCCGTCTTGAAAGCCTAACTCTGTCTTGTACCCTAAATTTGAAACCACAGCCCAGTCTCACAACCCTAACATGTGACCCCAACCCAGTTTGGAAACGCCAAGTGAAACCAAAACCTTAATTTGCAAAGCCAACAAGGGAAAGCCGCCTTCTAAGCGAGCGCCGCTGTACAGAAAGTTCCACTTGTGCCGTACCTTTTGCGGCCAGCAGGCGACGCCCTCTTGCAGGCTGTGCACAGCAAGCCGCCCCCCAGCAAGGAGAGACTGGAGGCTCCCCAGCCCAAGTACAGGCCCACGCCCAGCTCAAATCTGCAAACAAACACGCAAGATAAAAGCGCATGCTAACCACTCGTGACATGGCGTATATGCGTGTGCATGCAAATGCGTGTGACTGACTTGACGCCCATGTAGAGCGGGTTGTAGAAGTCCTGCACCACCATGCTGGCGTACCACGACACTGCCGTCATGCAGCAAACACCTGCAAGCACAAGCGGGACGCTAGCTTCAAAGACACTTGTGCAAGGTCGCCGGTCATATCATCTTTAACATTTGTCCAAAGACAACAGCTGGAAATATCTTCAGGTTTTCCGGTTGGTTCATGTGACCTTCCGGAAAGAGCGGATTTGATCACTTTCATCCAAAACGCTTGAGCCCCACAGGTGCTCGCTATCGTAGCCTATCGCTGTGCATTCCAAGGTGTCTTACAACAAGTGCTTTTCACATATCGTACAATTCCGTTAATCAACTTTTGCTGATGAATTTCATTGTAAGCTTCAGTTCTTCAGCATCTCATGTGCCTAAAGCTAGACCCAAAACCTTTTTTCATTTTCGTGGACAAAAACAATTGCATATACAGACTGTGACTATGACTTGTGCAAAAGGGCAAAACTAAAATAGCTCCCAAAATAGGTTTGGACAGCTTTGAATGCGGCTCACCGGCCAGGATGCTGAGGATGCCTCCGGTGACGGCCATCTTGGCCTTGGAGGTGTCTCCGGCGGAGCCGATCTTGATGCACTTGAGGCCCAGTAGAGAAACCACCATGGAGCCCAAACCCATCACCAAAGACACAATCATCAGGGCACGGCATGCCTGGACATGACCTGTGCCAAAAACAAACTCCAGTTTTACGCCACAGCCACCTGGATTaataaaagtgcattttaaaaaaaatcaaagacatGAATGGAGGTGAAGAAGGAAGGCTGGAacgtgaaaatgaaaaaagggaACGCAGTCAAAAGAAACACGCATGAAGATCCCgtcccacacccccaaaaaatattgatgGCTAAAAAAAGAGCAGCACAAAGATTAGCGAAGAAGGGGTTAAATTTAAAGAGGAAAAGAGGTTTCAAGACAACAGAAGAGAAAAATGAAGACTAATTCAAACATGGAGGTGAAGGGAgtgaagataaaaataaaaatttcagATCAGACGGGATAAGGGCAGTCTAAAGAAGACCAAAGAAAGGCTCAAAGAAGAAGTCATTAAGGCTAAAAGGGATTACAAAGATAAAAGAGGAAGAAGGGCGTAAATGCCAACAGAAGTAGAGAACGAAGGCAAACAGAAGGTGGTAATGGGGCCAGTTAATGATTGCCCGCCATCAtcataaaatggccgccgcacCTCTTTACGATTTGCCAACAGCGGGAGAAAGTTGCGCGAATGCGAACGCTAAAGCTAACTCTTTCTTCAGGTTGACACCGATGAATGTTAAAGAAGGAGACTAAGAAACAAGCTTGACGTATGAAGACGTTTCCAATGAAGGCGGAATTGAAGGCTAGCATTGGAAGAGAATAAAATCTGAAGTAGACAACGAGCGCCAGCAGAAGTGGCAATGAAGACCGAAGAAGTAGAGAATGAAGGCGAAGGACGTGAAAGCTATAAGTATGAGAATGGAGGCTAACAAAGAACATGAAgggtgaaagaagaagaaacgaaGGCTAGGGAAGGAGAAATGGAGTCCAAAGAAGAATAGATGTTGGCAAAGGAAGAAGGAAATACGTCGAAGAATGAAAGTTAACGGATGAAGAGAATAAAGGCTTGACGCGTCTGTCTGAAGCCGACGCCGACTCAGAGACACCCACCGGGCAATGA
It includes:
- the cldn15la gene encoding claudin 15-like a — protein: MSTAVEATGFVMCLLSWLLTGAALANDYWKISTVSGSVIISQRQFENLWHSCAENSAGIAECKDFESLLSLPGHVQACRALMIVSLVMGLGSMVVSLLGLKCIKIGSAGDTSKAKMAVTGGILSILAGVCCMTAVSWYASMVVQDFYNPLYMGVKFELGVGLYLGWGASSLSLLGGGLLCTACKRASPAGRKSGYYGNGPASKVYKATPTSEAATARAYV